From a region of the Kwoniella mangroviensis CBS 8507 chromosome 1 map unlocalized Ctg01, whole genome shotgun sequence genome:
- a CDS encoding glycerol kinase: MSRQPNVDLQMSSMKHPSPLGGGFGSSGGPGSFTPVFETSPQVSPANSRRPSISAAAGSIQTPVPRRLSEVASGRPSFSQQAPPPMSHQVSYFSGGGGPPPTTGGSVVQGGGGGYSGGATLSRRASTASHMSSGPRPIQRADYSGPNTPSLLSRAGSPTLPLGNEHTTAPRAYFEGSGGFSGLDGNRELRQGQFIGSLDCGTTSTRFIIFDKRAKIIAEHQTEFEQILPHAGWHEHDPEALVDAMTECINKAVEKLEWMGWSRKSIKGIGITNQRETTVCWSRTTGKPLCNAIVWDDSRTLGVVREYEKKLEEEGLDIDDEEEDLKGVPEDVEIGTGGEDAAFGEKGDVVVENEDEQVKSDGDGLAEKVGAKLENLGLAHKGKEAKQGQANGNADVHVHKKRKGKEGIVDVTGIPLSTYFSAIKLRWMLDHQKQVNEAHENDDLMFGTVDTWLVYALTGREQGGLHIMDVTNASRTLLISLKTLQWHPPLLRFFGIRPSVLPKIVSSSEIYGTISESIGTPLTSVPIAGIVGDQQAALVGNKCLRKGEAKCTYGTGAFVLFNTGEECVRSNYGLISTVAFQAGPDAKPVYALEGSIAVAGSAIKWLRDQMNLIEESSDMDILAGSVADTGGVYFVTAFSGLLAPYWDREASGTIIGLTSYTTSAHIARATLEAVCFQTRAVLDVIEKESQTTLETLKVDGGVTNSDLAMQLQANIGGFNVARPAMRESTALGSALLAANALKLFGWDLSRPETLADVNTAGVHVFESELEEKDRKRAIKGWERAVSRASKWHEEGDEEEEEEKYEEQRGLSRLPSRQH, encoded by the exons ATGTCAAGACAACCTAATGTAGATTTACAGATGTCTTCTATGAAACATCCATCGCCTTTGGGGGGAGGTTTCGGCTCGAGTGGTGGTCCAGGAAGTTTCACGCCGGTATTCGAAACTTCACCTCAAGTTTCTCCAGCCAACTCTCGAAGACCTTCTATCTCAGCTGCAGCGGGAAGTATTCAGACACCAGTCCCAAGGAGATTATCAGAAGTAGCTTCAGGtagaccttctttctcccaaCAAGCACCTCCACCGATGAGCCATCAGGTATCGTACTTTTccggaggtggtggtccCCCTCCAACCACTGGTGGAAGTGTTGTTCaaggcggtggtggtgggtaCTCTGGTGGAGCAACATTATCAAGAAGAGCATCGACTGCCTCTCACATGTCATCTGGACCTCGACCAATCCAAAGAGCCGACTATTCCGGTCCCAACActccttccctcctttcccGAGCGGGTTCACCAACTCTTCCGCTAGGTAACGAACATACCACCGCTCCCCGAGCTTACTTTGAAGGTTCAGGTGGTTTTAGTGGATTGGACGGTAATAGAGAGTTGAGACAGGGTCAATTTATAGGTTCTTTAGATTGTGGTACAAC TTCAACccgattcatcatctttgacaaAAGAGCCAAGATTATCGCAGAACACCAAACTGAATTTGAGCAGATTTTACCTCATGCGGGATGGCACGAACATGATCCTGAAGCCCTCGTTGATGCTATGACTGAATGTATCAACAAAGCCGTCGAGAAGTTGGAATGGATGGGTTGGTCAAGAAAAAGTATAAAGGGTATTG GTATCACCAATCAAAGAGAAACCACCGTCTGTTGGTCCCGAACTACTGGTAAACCATTATGTAATGCTATTGTATGGGATGACTCTCGTACCCTAGGTGTGGTCAGAGAGTACGAAAagaagctggaagaagagggactagacatcgatgatgaggaagaggatctTAAAGGTGTACCTGAAGATGTAGAGATTGGTAcgggaggtgaagatgctgcCTTTGGCGAGAAAGGCGATGTAGTTGtggaaaatgaagatgaacaagtcAAGAGTGACGGTGATGGTTTAGCTGAGAAAGTCGGAGCAAAATTAGAGAATCTAGGTTTAGCTCATAAGGGCAAAGAGGCGAAGCAAGGTCAAGCTAATGGTAATGCCGATGTTCACGTACATAAGAAAAgaaagggtaaagaaggtatcgTCGATGT TACCGGTATCCCCCTCTCTACCTATTTCTCGGCCATTAAGCTTCGATGGATGTTAGATCACCAGAAACAAGTTAACGAAGCccatgagaatgatgatctgatgttTGGTACTGTTGATACTTGGCTGGTATAC GCCCTTACTGGTAGAGAACAAGGTGGTCTCCACATTATGGACGTTACCAACGCTTCTCGAACATTGTTGATCTCCTTGAAGACCTTACAATGGCATCCACCATTATTACGATTCTTCGGTATTCGACCATCGGTCTTACCAAAGATTGTATCTTCCTCAGAAATTTACGGTACGATATCCGAATCGATCGGCactccactcacatcagtgCCTATAGCGGGTATAGTGGGTGATCAACAGGCTGCATTAGTAGGAAACAAATGTTTGAGAAAAGGTGAAGCGAAATGTACTTATGGTACTGGTGCTTTCGTCTTATTCAACACTGGTGAAGAATGCGTTAGATCAAATTACGGATTAATCTCTACTGTCGCTTTCCAAGCTGGTCCAGATGCTAAACCGGTTTATGCTTTGGAAGGTTCAATCGCCGTGGCAGGATCTGCTATCAAATG GCTCAGAGATCAGATGAACTTGATTGAAGAATCGTCCGATATGGATATCCTCGCTGGATCAGTGGCTGACACAGGTGGTGTCTACTTTGTGACGGCTTTCAGCGGTTTGCTTGCACC ATACTGGGATAGGGAAGCTTCGGGAACAATCATCGGTTTGACCTCATACACCACTTCAGCCCATATCGCCAGAGCGACATTGGAAGCTGTATGTTTCCAGACTAGAGCTGTATTGGATGTCATCGAAAAAGAAAGTCAAACTACCTTGGAAACCCTGAaagttgatggtggtgtTACCAATTCGGATTTGGCAATGCAATTACAAGCCAAC ATTGGTGGTTTCAATGTCGCTCGACCAGCCATGAGAGAATCCACTGCCCTCGGTTCAGCATTATTAGCAGCCAACGCCTTAAAATTGTTCGGCTGGGACTTGTCTCGACCCGAAACACTTGCCGATGTCAATACTGCCGGTGTGCATGTGTTCGAATCTGAGTTAGAGGagaaagatcgaaagagagCTATCAAAGGATGGGAGCGGGCTGTGAGTCGGGCGAGCAAGTGGCacgaggaaggtgatgaggaagaggaagaggagaagtatGAAGAGCAAAGAGGATTGAGTAGATTGCCTTCCAGACAACATTAG